CCACATTGATAATGTATGTGGCAGGGCAGGGTTACTATTTGAATGCCCAAAAATCCAGACTACCAGCGCACACACCCCTGCTCCGTCAgtcttctgtctgtctcctccagctcctgaacacatgcacattacctttactttttttttttttacttttttgttaATCTGTAGACAAAAGATAATATAATGCACATAATGTTGGTTTCTTCTAAGATGTAGAATAAGTATTGTGTGATTCCAGCTGCTGACCATTCGGAGGCACTGttgctcttcctcctgctcagcCAGGAGCCTCGACATCTGCAAAACGTGCTCCTCCTCCAGACGTCTTTGCATGTCCTCTAGAGCCTGCGTTCGCCTCTGGGTCTCCTCTGTGCACATgccccaacaaacacacaaacatgtatgaAACGATGTTTAACCTTAAAGCTTCAGTGGGAGAAAAATGTGGCTAAGACAACAGTTATCTCTATAGGTTTTAGTAAAAACGATGGGAGAGAGATTCACCTGTCTTGCCGGCCTGTGCTTCAGGTGCATTTCTGATCCGTCCATTGTTTGGCCCCTGAGGATCATCAGGCTCCATCCTGAGTGTGACATGAGTCATGTCAGAAGCCACATGGGGCCTCAGCAGAGTTGGGGAAGGATTCTCTATGTCATACGACTGGTTTAAGGCAGCTGCAGGGGTGCGCCGACTTTGAGCCAACCAAGTAGCTCCTGCCATGAAACGAGGGATCCTTTCCTGGCTGCGGTCTATGTGCTCAACTCCAGAGGGGTAGGTATGCAGCTGGCTATCAAGGGTGTGGCAGCGCCGCCGGAAACTCTCAGCTGGAGGATCATAGAGTCCCATTGTGCTGGGCGTTGAGGCACTGATGGGGCTACAGGCCCCATGTACTGGAATGCTACCACAATGAATTGATTGACGATTGCCGTTCCTGGCCCCTCCTTCACTCCCCACTGAGCCCCGGTGATCGGAGGACTTTGTGGCCCCTGCGAGAGCTTCTCCCCAATTTGCCATGCTAGCACCTTCCCCTGGCCTTCCTTGGTTTCGGGGGATAAGATCTGCTGGGCCAATGGGAAACGAAATATGGATGTTGCCTGTAGAGACTGGGCGTGGTCTACGCCTCCGTGCACAGGGACTAATGCTGGACTCTATTGTGGGGAGATAGGCATACCGTTCAGGTAGACTCGGCGAGAGGCCACCAGACTGTTGGAAACTGGGGTCGTATGGACTTTGATGCTGGATCAGGTTCTGAGGTGTGCTAATAAGGCTATGATGCAGACTGAATCCAAACTCGATGTCCGTGTCCCCAGTTGGACTAGAGGTCCTAATCTCCTTGACAGGGACATTCTCAGACATAGGAGTCCGGATGACTGTGTGGGCAACTTCTGACCCCGgctgactctgctctctcttcACATACTCTCTTGATTTCTTAAGAAGGCTATCCAAACTAatatcctcatcatcctcctcttcctcctcactcttctCTTCACTCATCACCTTCACTTCCTCGACTGTATTGTAGCCACTGAGGGTGGGGTTCTCTGAGATTGGGGTTGGAAGCCGATCATTTGTCTGAAGCCCAAATCCAGGCTCTCTGGGAAGTCcaggtgagtcagtgaccagggTGTAGCCACTCACAGTCGCAGATTTAGAAACTGGCAGCTTGTCAACCTCTTCAGtctgtgctttgtgtgtctgtgcagaaatAACAAGTAAATATGACCAATCAGTAAAtaactgaaaaaatataaacCAATCTCATGACCTATCTCATTATAAAAACATTGGTTTAATACAATTTATTCCTCACACTGACATACAAACAATTAAAAGCAGAATGTATCAGATAGGTCAGTGCTGGTAGGCAAATAAAAGCCAGACTGAAAAATGTACAAGACACTAAATGTGTGCATGCTATTTTCAGGCCATTAATCACCTCAGACTCTTAAATCTGAATTGTTGAtgttagttttttcagttttttttacatccttGCTTGTGGGAGAATCCACAATACAGAGTACAGAGTTATTGAAGACAACaactgaccaatcacatttaTTCAAAGACCTGAAATTGAATGATTGGAGCAGATTTGCAAATGGACAATATTGCTTTGGATGTTGAGTTGACAAAACTCAACCATCATCAGGTTACAACGGCACAGCCTGATGTTGAGTCAGACAACATAGATATTCATGTATACAAATGTCGCTGGAGATTCTAGGACAGACAGTTTTTGCTGTATTTTGGGACTGACACACAGACCTATTTCATATTTGGACATTTCAAATGAAGCACATTGTAAGACTCCGTAAAATAATGTTTGTTTCActcatcccttttttttttctggcctAGAGCCATGTTGTGCTACTGACCTGAGCCTGACCCAGTATGTCCTGAACTCGGGCCAACAGCTGGTTCCTCTGCTGGTTCTGCCTGTCCACCTCCCGCTGGACCGCCCGTTCTCTGTGGCCACACATCACAGCCCGCTGCTCTTTATtcagctggaaaaagaaaatacacactcACTGATCCAACACAACGTATGAATCTTGAGCTACAACCTGTACAGTTTCACTCTTCAATAGACTCGAGCATTATCATCACACGGGAGACACGATAAGTCGAGATAACTCTTCATGATGTGGTTTGCAATAggcaaaatgtatttaaaaaacacaatcaaacacaacTCCACTTTGTGTGTTCTTTCTTTGAGTGGGAGAAAAAATCTTCCACTGGTCTCTCCACCATCCGGCTGTTTCCGAAAACGAATTTTTTCACTAGTCACTGGCAGATAGGATTCTCCTGACTGACATCAAACAGCCAGGATGTTCCTCGTCATGAATTATCTCCCGTCTTTCCAACTGCTTATGAAGGCCTCACAAAGAATGAAATGTTACCTTTAATTTAATCGTTTGTATGACTATCTGTGTGCACATCTGCAGAATGCACCATGACCGTCTTTACATTGATACGTCCCCTGAAAATAACCAAGTTTCCTGTTGCTAAGcggtatatacacatatacagatTCTCCAGGGaaaccaaacaaacattttGCTACAACACAGCGGAGGCAATTGTGTGACAGCAAAACAACCTGGTCTGGATATCAAGCCATCTGCAACCCTCTTCAAAACCCTCACACGCTGCggcttctgtctgttctgtgccGCCTCTTGTGTTCTCATGCCTTCTTTATCTCCTCCTTACCAGCGGCGAAAGCACAGCTCTTCCATAGAAGCGGATGACGGAGTGAGACTTGAGGGAACACAGCGGCTCGCATGTCACCTTCTTGAATTGGCCCTTCTCCTCCCGCAGTGTGGCCAAACTCCGCAGGCAGAACTCCTCGTAGCTCTCCATCTCTTGACCCCCACACATCCACACTCTGAGAGGGGAACACACACCATGTAGCCTGTTAAATCAAACAGAGAGTGTGGGGTTAGATGTCAGCGCATGGGGAGCATCCAGGCTGCACTGGGTGTGGATGTCCTCTGGGAAGCATTATGGGATCATGATTGGAAGAGCAAGACACATCGGCTCCAACAAAAGAGGCTCTGTCTGCGCTTAgtgtccttttttgtttttttctttttttaatcgcACTCATCACATTCCTGACATTCCTTTCGATCACACAGAGGCGGGGACTGACTTCCAATTCCGTGTGTCAAGTCTAATCTATTTCTGAAAATGACGCTGCACAGGGAGGCAGTGAAACCCAGGTCGTGGGATGTGTGGATGGAATTAACAGAAAAGCTTTTAACCGACGGGACAGCCTCGCATCTTTTACAGACTCAAATCCCCACCCACTGCTGAGCTTTCAGTTCAGCCAGCTCCACATTGTTTCCCCAGTGATCACAACCGGCAGATTCGAAGGCGTTACAACAAATAAACGCTCGAATTTCACAAACCAGAAAAGACGTTTTAGTGCAGATGCATAGAGACAGATGACAAACCCGTGATTATGTCCGCTTGTCATTTTCTTACCTTCACAGATACAAGCAGATGTCTCCTTTTTGCCTTTCGACCCGGCGTTGCGCGTTACACGTTGACGCGTGTCGTAAGAGAGACGACGACTACAAAGTAGACCCCACGTTCCTCGAgccgcacatcatcatcatcatccccaccaccaccagcatcatcatcctcctcatcatcatcccctTCCGGGATCGAACAGCGCCACCTATCAACGGTCCACGTTGCCCCGAGGAGCCATAGCCCTCAAATGGCAGGGATTGTCGAGGGAGACGCGGAgcttcactctcctcctcttcatcacattaatatctcatcaatacatgtcaAGGAATTGAATCCTGGTGCTCTGGCGTTTGCAGGCTGAGGCCTGTGGATCATGGATTGTGGAGCGTAGATTGTAAAACATGGATTTCAGATTGTGGATCATGAATCATGGATTGTGGATCTTAGATTATGGATCCTAGATTGTGAATTGTGCATTGTGCATTGTTGGTTGTGGATCATGGATCATTGGTTAAGGTGTCACATGATTGTGAATTATGATTACAACTACCTTGCATAGATAAACAATATGTCTACTGTATTTGTGTTGAGGCATCTGGGTCAAATGGGGGCCCTGAAATACAAATCACAACAAGAAATCACGAAGGCCAATGGTATTAACCTCTTAATTAATTTACAGTCTGCAGCATTCCTCCATATTCCTGTGCAGCTCAGGTGGATCATTTTAGACAATGTGCTCTCCAATGTGCTGAACCCAGGACCACCAGGGATGAGGGGAGCTGTCTGAGGCTCTCAAGGTATCTGCTGTTCCAAACTAGTTCAGTTATTATCATGCAGTTACTGTTCACCACATTGATCATTTATGTGGCAGGGCAGGGTTACTAATTGAATGCCCAGAAATCCAGACTACCAGGGCTCAGTGTCCCAGGTTTACATTATTGGATTTAGTATCCAcaaatttatattatattatttgtatatattatattatattaactgCAAATTTGTGAGGAGAATATATCAACTGACGTGGGTCATTTTTAGGCCACGTAGGTCCTGTTTTGTAGACGGCCTCTATATCTATATCGAATTTCTAGatctttattgttatataaGGATTGTAGGGTTAATTACCAAGTGCCACATATGCATACAGAAGCTTTGGCCCCAAAGTCCCCTATCAAGTCAACCTACATGATCCTTATCTGCCAAGTAAATTGTGCGGATTAGATTTTTGTCATTTCAGTAGGTTTATTGTTAACTGAGTTGACACACTGTGTTTTCAACAAAGggaaaatattgaatataataGGTCTGAGGCCATTTGAACTCTTTTACCTAGCTGAAAGTTTAGGACACATGCACATGGCAGGTATAACACACAGTCCAAGTTTCCAGTCAAATGTTTTTCAATCTTTTTAATGACGTCTTTATTATGACactcacagaaaaacaaaaagccatCACACATTCAGTGGCAAATaaaatgatgctgctgctctcacaaCTCATCTCTTGAGCCCGTAGGTGACCCTGAATGCACAGGCTGAGCAAAGCGTACTTTTTCCTTGTTTTCTTGAAGTAGAGCAGCGATGTGACCTTCTTCAAAAGGGGTTTTGGAATCCTGCGACAAAGATCAAACAATATTACATCTCATAAGAGCAACCAAGTCTAATTAGATATATTAACTGTGTATATTTTCCCAATCAGCTACATACACGCCTCAAAACCTACCTCAAAAGACTGGCGTTTCACCCCTACACATGCTGTGGACTGCTCGTAACACAAGACTATATCCAGATTCTTTGGTTCTTTATCCACCAAAGCTGCATGGAACCGGTCGTAATTAGAATCTGAGGGAGGATTCAAGAATCAGTTAATAGTCCGTTTGTAAGAGTCAAATCACTTCAGTCCTCAGTGCAAACCCATTGTTCATGTTCATTCTGACCTTACCTAACAGGTGACTGCAGGACGACAACAGTTTGTCGTTAGTGTGATGGTCATGTTTGTTGGACATcagtttctcacacacacccccGCTGATGAGGTTCTCAaccactgtccctctgctctcagCCGAGGTTTGCTTCATGGTTTTCTCGATCTCTGGAGGGCagcatatatacatttttatttacttactGTGTCTTCAAGAAAACCAGTTGCCATATGAGAAACATGCCATTGGTTTACTTAGGAAGCAAGACATTATTCGATAAATCAAATCATTTGAAAACGCTGCAATGTGCTCAAAGGCAAGTAGAACAGTTGTCCGCCACACCTTGTGCTGCCGTCAAACAACTCTCACAGTAGGAGTCTGTTAAAAACAAAGCAGTCAACAGGTTAGAACTGTTATCCAACAGTAACCGACAATCACAAATACTGACATGACTGGTGAAAACAAGTTTGCAAGATTGTAATGTTTCATTAACTTACAGCGATCCGTGTCGTCGGGCTGCACAGGAAGGAGGTAGCTAATACACagtaaaaaaatgaagatttccATTGTTACGGTAGACCAGACTGAGAACCAGTTGCTCTACACACCAGAAAGAGATGAACTGTAGACTGTGCACAAGTGAAATGATCCTTCCCTTCACAGTCATGTGATCTCAGGGACAATAGGACCATTCCTCAAATGACAGGTGTCCTGTTTTTCAGGTTTTCTCTCACAGTCTAAAATGATTGCTCGGAGACTTGAGCTGTTGTTGTGGTTAGCCTTTGAGCAAATGTGTGAAGGTACTGTAAAACCTGAAGTACACATTTGGCCACTTTATTCCAGCCCAGTCTTGACAGAGATATAAAGCAGTGCTAGCAGATGtacagtattttaaaacaacaggggaattgttttcttgtttgttttgtagcACAAGACAAAAGGGATGACGTGAAAAGACACCAAGGGACAACAAAGTTTAAATCAAATCTGTGTAAATACAATGTAAATGGGGCAGCACATTTTTTGTCTAAAGATGTTGTTTTCTTATATGTATAATTAAAATAGTGGTCAAACTTTATCAAGCTTCTTTGGTAATTCTCAGTTTTTACAATTAAAGATTCCAGATCTTTTTGGGGAGGACACATGGGTATAATTTGGCACGATGTCAATCACCCTGGAAAGAAAAAAGGGGCAAACATCTAAGCAGTTATGGGTAAAGTACACAGCTTACTGATGATTACAGTAAAGTAATTTACCTGCTAGTCTTATTCatcattacttttattattattattattcttagtTGTAGTAGTTGTCGTGGCGGTAGCTGTTGTTTTTGTCAGTGTCCACTAAGAGTCGCCAGTTTCGTGGTTTTGACAGATCCCATAAATGGTCGTTTCGACCTTATTTGGACTGACGTGGGTGACGCAAGTCCGCAACGGACAACGTGACCGTGTGCGGGAAAAAGACGAACGTTAGACCCGGGTCCGTTTTCCATGGCAGTGGACTGGGAGTTACAACAACCGACAGCTTGTCAGTGGCCTGAGGTCTGTCATCCGCGGTCTCATTCAACACGTGAGTAATCTGAACTTCTGTTTTGAGAACAACTGTTGAAGTCCACGCGTGACATCCCGAGCTGTCACGCGTGGAGGTTTTTTCTGATCATATATCCTCAGGGAAGCGCGTGTCGGTATCTGGGTGTTTTCCTGCGCACTGGGACAAAGTCTTGTCACACAGTACAGAGGGTTTTGCTGACCAGGAGGAGAAGCTATGTGGACTCGAGTAATCCTGTATTAGTCACGTTGGAGAACTTCTCGGTGGATTAGATTTCACcgtattatttatttgaaatgtccCCTCCCGCTTCCCatcggtgcttgcacatcgaaGGGAGGGAGCGAGATGCTTCGCCCGTGTTTACTTCCGCGTTAGTTTGAAGCCGCCACAGGCGCGCATGTCGGCGTGTTTGAATTTGTCGGGGTTATGGAGCCTGCCGTCACATATTGCTCACGATGTTTCTCTCGGTCCCTGGTGGTTTCCGCACACAGAGGACCGGCGTGAAGAAGGTGGGGGCATCTTCACTTCAGTTAATAATAATGAcacggagaaacaacaggaGGGAGACCGATAGCTTTCTTGAGCAGCATTTTATCCACAGTCATCTTCATAACAACAACAGTTCCTGTTTCCGTATCACACGCGACTGAACTAACCAATAAGAAGCTAGATTCATGAACACAGTTTAAACTTCAAAAACATATGAATAAACTTTTAAACCTAACAATTCGAATGTAagcattcatatttttttagtctgtgtggaaaaatgtcctcTATAAGATGTTCAGCCACGGAGAGGTCAGAATTGGAAATCAGTGCCCCTTGAAATTATCTAAAATTAGTTGTTTACAGCTTTTTTCGTTAttactcttcacacacacaaattgttttatttctgtgttattcctGTGTTTACCTAATTTTTCATGTTCAAATTGCTTTTGCTGAAAAACAACCAACTCCAATCTGAGTATGATCAAGTGTTACCTGGGATATATGGAACAGGTACGCAACTGCAGTACTTGACCAATTATATTATTCAGTTCATTGGGTTATAGTATTTATAGAGTGTACTGAATACTGTCCCTCCTGGAAGAGAGCTGGTTTCCCTTTCTTGGTCTCCTCCCTTGAAAACTGGTTTTAAATTCGTAATCTTAATATGGTCTGTGAAATCTGGTACAGACTGTCATGCCCTCTGACAGTGTTTTCCTGTGAACTGGAATGTTCAACagtgtgcttctgtgtgtgtgtgtgtggatttgggGATTTTTAAATCCCAGTATTTGTTTGTTACAGGCCAAATGAAGTGGTAATGAAGCTCTTAGCTGTGTGATTATTCTTGATCCGGATTTAATTTGTAAAGGAGATTCCTTAATTTGGAAACAGTTTGAATCTGTCTGAGGGATTCTAGCAACATGCATTTTATGAGTTTTTGTCTGTGCGTTATCAATTAGAGGTTTTACGCCAGCGGTTGACAGATAATATTTCCAGTTCATCTTATTATTGCCCGAATGAAGTACTGAGCAAAACGTGTTGCTCATGTGAGTGCTGATAAAAAATCCCTGCTGATGTGTCTGCAGGTTCAGTGTTTGGTTTCTTCCACAAACAactgtggtttgttttttttcttgccaaAACGCTGTGTTATTGAAGAACTGAGCATTTCAATTACATATTCACATTACacttacatttaaatacatattacATGTCAGTGATATTAAGTACTGTTGATCAGAAATGCCATATCAGTGGTTTGAATATGAGCTGTGCTTTGTTTACATCTCTGGCGCTGGTCCTGTTCCGACTTCTGTTTACTCATCATGTGCTCCATTAGTGGACTGCAGAGCCCAGTTTCCAGCTGAGGATGCATGTTCATAGTGTGCTCAGATGTTATTATCAAACCCTCATGGCAAGGAAGTGTAACTGAGGTTTTTATTTTACGGTTTAACCATAAAGAGAAATAACAGTAAAGAAAACGTTTTCATATAGGCAAACAAGTCTGTGATGAGTTCATATCATATATAATAATGTCTTGGTGCTTTGTCTTGAATCCACACCAAGCATTTTTTAATCGAA
Above is a genomic segment from Pleuronectes platessa chromosome 16, fPlePla1.1, whole genome shotgun sequence containing:
- the LOC128458198 gene encoding centriolar coiled-coil protein of 110 kDa, which translates into the protein MCGGQEMESYEEFCLRSLATLREEKGQFKKVTCEPLCSLKSHSVIRFYGRAVLSPLLNKEQRAVMCGHRERAVQREVDRQNQQRNQLLARVQDILGQAQTHKAQTEEVDKLPVSKSATVSGYTLVTDSPGLPREPGFGLQTNDRLPTPISENPTLSGYNTVEEVKVMSEEKSEEEEEDDEDISLDSLLKKSREYVKREQSQPGSEVAHTVIRTPMSENVPVKEIRTSSPTGDTDIEFGFSLHHSLISTPQNLIQHQSPYDPSFQQSGGLSPSLPERYAYLPTIESSISPCARRRRPRPVSTGNIHISFPIGPADLIPRNQGRPGEGASMANWGEALAGATKSSDHRGSVGSEGGARNGNRQSIHCGSIPVHGACSPISASTPSTMGLYDPPAESFRRRCHTLDSQLHTYPSGVEHIDRSQERIPRFMAGATWLAQSRRTPAAALNQSYDIENPSPTLLRPHVASDMTHVTLRMEPDDPQGPNNGRIRNAPEAQAGKTEETQRRTQALEDMQRRLEEEHVLQMSRLLAEQEEEQQCLRMELEETDRRLTEQGCVRPLNGDGYAWNRRSVSDSCPVVSPSGHSLAHTPTERSPGHSRGFPSPVSPSVCTPSVQPPVYLWGPTWAASKPRARLSRILTAEQQMAFCRIGAITRGFLTRRLLRTEKVKHLRQTIVDTQEFIRSFKTEAPQKRCTLSAQDLSLQERVRAQLRAALYDIHDIFFEMPLGDRLALLQLDRELRAERKLRDLEKTKCPKERAVLSAATQRSLDRKNRVGESPAHPRKMQQKPKSPTTNRVLKPSQCQNSSTPGQLNRQGSWYRKTPEERVKRSDSLKKQHSLG